One Tolypothrix bouteillei VB521301 DNA window includes the following coding sequences:
- a CDS encoding tetratricopeptide repeat protein, which translates to MQEHPEAQAKTLFDEGLRLFEARKYSMAIASLEEALKLDPTYSDAW; encoded by the coding sequence ATGCAAGAACACCCGGAAGCACAAGCTAAAACTTTGTTTGATGAAGGGCTTCGGCTTTTTGAGGCAAGGAAGTATAGTATGGCGATCGCTTCCTTGGAAGAAGCTTTAAAGCTCGATCCCACCTATAGTGATGCCTGGTGA
- the secG gene encoding preprotein translocase subunit SecG, translating to MTITNVVQGIWAFSAIGMIVLVLLHSPKGDGIAAIGGQAQLFSSTKSAENTLNRVTWALTVIFLGLTVVLSAGWLPK from the coding sequence ATGACCATTACTAACGTTGTACAGGGCATTTGGGCATTTTCTGCAATTGGAATGATTGTTTTAGTTTTACTACACAGCCCCAAAGGAGATGGTATAGCAGCGATCGGCGGACAAGCTCAATTATTTAGCAGCACCAAGAGTGCTGAAAATACTTTAAACCGCGTTACATGGGCGCTTACAGTCATTTTTCTGGGTTTAACCGTGGTTTTAAGTGCAGGTTGGTTGCCAAAATAA
- a CDS encoding PAS domain-containing sensor histidine kinase — protein MTAKQLTQVMESFCNRLTTLELQVNKLPQTADQCVQISQAFTELHINYKKLINNFTSRYKQIEAERARIEADLLKKQRLLEQIAESTPAILYVYDLYERRNIYSNRQLTEILGYSPTVIQSKGTEFVQTLIHPDDKVIVAEIFHRLATAKDKEIIEAEYRMCHRNGEWRWLNIRNVVLNRDTNGSPSQVVGTATDITRLKQTEQELRQSQAKYRHLSEVLEQRVAERTAKLSQINEQLSREISDRKQAETRLVQTRNFLQSVLEHLPIAVFAKETKNFCFVLWNSACQSLMGYTAEEVLAKTDYDLFPKRQADFCIAQDREVVANCQVMEVPEELIWTKQRELKIIRNKKVAICNGEGNPEFVLGFIEDITEPKRAEEKLRASLQEKEVLLAEVHHRVKNNLYVISSLLELQMDKVSDLQAKAALEDSCNRISSMALVHENLYRTNNFSGIDFAEYVQQLARDLLDTYIFFGNRATLKFDTESVFLGLDQAIPCGLLLNELVTNAFKHSFSDGRCGNIYIHVKNLPDDWIELAVGNDGNSLPIDFDIQQNASMGLKLVMLLVEQLMGKVGIERGDVTWFKIQIFPSKC, from the coding sequence ATGACGGCAAAACAATTGACTCAAGTTATGGAGTCGTTCTGCAATCGCTTAACTACTTTAGAACTGCAAGTCAACAAGCTGCCTCAAACTGCAGACCAATGCGTGCAAATTTCTCAAGCTTTTACTGAACTACATATTAATTATAAAAAATTAATAAATAATTTTACTAGCAGGTACAAGCAAATCGAAGCCGAACGCGCTCGCATAGAGGCAGATCTGTTGAAAAAACAGCGATTGCTCGAGCAGATAGCGGAGTCAACACCAGCTATTCTATACGTTTACGACCTATATGAACGACGGAATATCTACTCAAATCGTCAGCTAACTGAGATTCTAGGTTATTCTCCCACCGTTATTCAAAGCAAGGGGACTGAATTTGTGCAAACCTTGATTCATCCTGATGATAAGGTGATAGTGGCAGAAATCTTCCATCGGCTTGCAACAGCGAAAGATAAAGAAATTATAGAAGCTGAATATCGTATGTGCCATAGGAATGGAGAGTGGCGCTGGCTGAATATCCGAAACGTAGTCTTAAATAGAGATACTAATGGTTCTCCCTCGCAGGTAGTGGGTACGGCAACAGATATCACAAGACTCAAGCAAACTGAACAGGAATTGCGACAGAGTCAAGCAAAGTACCGCCATTTGAGTGAAGTGTTGGAGCAACGAGTAGCAGAACGAACAGCGAAGTTGAGCCAGATCAACGAGCAATTAAGTAGGGAAATTAGCGATCGCAAGCAAGCAGAAACAAGACTTGTACAAACTCGTAATTTCCTGCAATCCGTTTTAGAACACCTACCCATTGCAGTGTTTGCTAAGGAAACCAAAAATTTTTGTTTTGTGCTTTGGAACTCGGCATGTCAGTCGTTAATGGGCTATACAGCAGAAGAAGTTTTGGCTAAAACCGATTATGACCTCTTTCCAAAGCGACAGGCAGATTTTTGCATAGCTCAAGACCGAGAAGTGGTCGCAAACTGCCAAGTTATGGAAGTTCCAGAAGAATTAATTTGGACAAAGCAAAGAGAACTTAAAATTATTCGCAATAAAAAAGTGGCTATTTGTAATGGAGAGGGAAATCCAGAGTTTGTCTTGGGATTCATTGAGGATATTACAGAACCCAAACGAGCAGAAGAGAAACTGCGAGCTTCACTGCAAGAAAAAGAAGTTTTGCTAGCAGAGGTTCACCATCGCGTCAAAAACAATCTCTATGTCATTTCTAGTTTGCTTGAGCTTCAAATGGATAAGGTTAGCGATCTACAAGCCAAAGCCGCTTTAGAGGACAGCTGCAACCGGATAAGTTCAATGGCGTTAGTACATGAAAACTTGTATCGGACAAACAATTTTTCTGGGATCGATTTTGCTGAATACGTGCAGCAGCTTGCACGTGATTTACTAGATACATACATATTTTTTGGGAATCGAGCAACCCTCAAATTTGATACTGAATCAGTCTTTCTCGGTCTTGACCAAGCCATTCCTTGTGGATTGTTGCTAAATGAACTCGTGACGAATGCATTCAAACACAGTTTTAGTGACGGTCGCTGTGGAAACATATACATCCACGTGAAAAATTTGCCTGATGATTGGATTGAACTAGCTGTTGGTAATGATGGTAATAGTCTTCCCATTGATTTTGATATTCAGCAAAACGCTTCTATGGGACTCAAGTTAGTTATGCTGTTGGTCGAACAATTGATGGGTAAGGTTGGAATAGAAAGGGGAGATGTGACGTGGTTTAAAATTCAAATTTTCCCATCTAAGTGTTGA
- the gpmI gene encoding 2,3-bisphosphoglycerate-independent phosphoglycerate mutase: MTKAPIAPVVLVILDGWGYSEETHGNAIAVAKTPVMDSLWAAYPHTLIRTSGKAVGLPEGQMGNSEVGHLNLGAGRVVPQELVRISDAVEDGSILKNPALVKICQEVFSRQGKLHLMGLCSEGGVHSHLNHLFGLIDLAKVHLISEVCIHAITDGRDTTPTEGVKALAQIQDYIDRIGVGRIVTVSGRYYAMDRDRRWDRVKRAYDVMTQAEPGDGRKAVDVLQTSYAEGITDEFIVPVRIAPGAIAPGDGVIFFNFRPDRARQLTQAFVNPEFDGFERQQIEPLSFVTFTQYEPELAVGVAFEPQNLSNILGEVIAQNGLKQFRTAETEKYAHVTYFFNGGLEEPFEGEDRELVNSPMVATYDSAPAMSAQAVTEVAASAIEKRIYSLVVINYANPDMVGHTGKIDATVTALETVDKCLGHLLASISKVGGTAIITADHGNAEYMVDTDGNPWTAHTTNPVPLILVEGEKAKIPGHGTNVVLRSDGKLADIAPTILEILQLPKPSEMTGQSLIQQTGYDLQASRTPVQLGL, encoded by the coding sequence ATGACCAAAGCACCTATTGCTCCCGTGGTGCTAGTCATTTTAGACGGATGGGGCTACTCCGAGGAGACTCATGGAAATGCTATTGCCGTTGCAAAAACCCCGGTAATGGATAGCTTATGGGCAGCTTATCCTCACACCCTCATAAGAACATCAGGGAAAGCGGTGGGATTACCAGAAGGTCAAATGGGCAATTCAGAAGTTGGCCATTTGAATCTGGGCGCAGGAAGAGTAGTACCTCAAGAGCTGGTACGCATCTCAGATGCTGTAGAAGACGGTTCCATCCTCAAAAACCCAGCACTTGTCAAAATCTGCCAGGAAGTGTTTAGTCGCCAAGGCAAGTTGCATTTAATGGGTCTTTGTTCCGAGGGAGGAGTGCATTCGCACCTCAATCATCTATTCGGATTAATTGACTTAGCCAAAGTACACTTAATTTCAGAAGTTTGCATACACGCTATCACTGACGGTCGCGATACTACTCCAACAGAAGGGGTAAAAGCACTAGCACAAATTCAAGACTATATCGACCGTATAGGTGTTGGGCGCATAGTGACGGTTAGCGGTCGCTACTACGCCATGGATCGCGATCGCCGTTGGGATCGTGTCAAACGTGCTTATGACGTTATGACACAGGCAGAACCTGGTGATGGTCGCAAAGCTGTAGACGTTCTCCAAACATCGTATGCAGAAGGCATTACAGACGAATTCATCGTTCCAGTGAGAATAGCTCCGGGAGCGATCGCTCCCGGAGATGGAGTTATTTTCTTTAACTTCCGTCCGGATCGCGCCAGACAGCTCACTCAAGCGTTTGTCAATCCAGAATTTGACGGTTTTGAAAGACAGCAGATCGAACCACTGTCTTTTGTGACCTTTACACAGTATGAGCCAGAATTAGCAGTTGGGGTTGCCTTTGAGCCTCAAAATCTCAGCAATATTCTGGGTGAAGTGATTGCTCAAAACGGTCTGAAGCAGTTTCGGACTGCAGAAACAGAAAAATACGCTCACGTTACCTACTTCTTCAACGGTGGTTTAGAAGAACCATTTGAAGGAGAAGATAGAGAACTGGTGAACAGTCCGATGGTGGCGACGTATGACTCTGCCCCAGCAATGTCAGCCCAAGCAGTTACAGAGGTGGCTGCTTCAGCCATTGAAAAGCGCATTTATTCTCTAGTGGTCATTAACTATGCCAATCCTGACATGGTGGGACACACTGGAAAAATTGATGCTACAGTCACAGCACTTGAGACTGTTGATAAGTGTTTGGGTCATCTGCTTGCAAGTATTAGCAAAGTAGGTGGTACAGCAATTATTACAGCCGACCACGGGAATGCCGAGTACATGGTAGACACGGATGGTAATCCCTGGACAGCTCATACTACCAACCCCGTTCCTTTAATTTTGGTGGAAGGAGAAAAAGCAAAAATTCCAGGGCACGGCACAAACGTTGTTCTCAGAAGCGATGGCAAACTAGCTGACATTGCTCCTACAATTCTAGAAATTTTGCAATTGCCCAAACCATCTGAAATGACAGGGCAATCTTTGATACAACAAACAGGGTATGACCTCCAAGCTTCTCGCACTCCCGTACAACTAGGGCTGTAG
- a CDS encoding MFS transporter — protein sequence MQPSDLDTKIQPTPPSHVKKQSRASVQQVTNHPSVTKPVSNQVYLQEKSANDLSGKYKNEKPEVPKPNFTNDCEKKWESQPTYSHNNGNGNGSGHIPAGTDNVTAASDSNSKIASDEKKEDGGFFPVLRNPNFLALWGGQVFCQLADKVYLVLMIAIISTHFQASDQTISGWVSALMMFFTIPAVLFGSLAGVFVDRWSKKVVLVSTNVWRGILVLSIPLLLWLTEDWQPFLGVLPVGFVIILAVTFLVSTLTQFFAPAEQAAIPLVVQEQHLLSANSLYTTTMMASVIVGFAVGEPLLGVADRIWAQLGGSYGLGKEIVVGGSYAIAGIILLLLTTHEKPHKPDEEAPHVLADLRDGFRYLGENPRLRNALLQLIILFSVFAALTVLAVRMAEVIPHLKASQFGFLLAAGGVGIALGATILGLFCQRFSYTQLSLFGCLGVGASLIGLSIFTKQLWVVLALVTLVGVFGALIGIPMQTAIQTETPAEMRGKVFGLQNNVINIALTLPLALAGLAETFIGLQAVFLALAAIVFSGGVLTWFNSSKSSSPELGATE from the coding sequence ATGCAACCGTCTGATTTAGACACAAAAATCCAGCCAACACCACCAAGCCATGTTAAGAAACAAAGTAGGGCTTCGGTACAGCAAGTCACAAATCACCCTAGTGTGACTAAACCTGTCTCCAATCAGGTTTATCTCCAGGAAAAGTCAGCAAACGACCTTTCTGGCAAATACAAAAATGAGAAACCGGAAGTACCCAAACCCAATTTCACAAATGACTGTGAAAAAAAATGGGAATCCCAACCTACTTATAGTCATAACAATGGCAACGGCAACGGTTCCGGACATATCCCAGCAGGAACTGATAATGTCACAGCTGCATCTGATTCCAATAGCAAGATAGCATCAGATGAAAAAAAAGAAGATGGGGGCTTTTTTCCAGTATTAAGAAATCCCAACTTTCTTGCTCTTTGGGGTGGACAAGTTTTTTGTCAACTAGCAGATAAGGTTTATTTGGTACTGATGATTGCCATCATTAGTACTCATTTCCAAGCAAGCGACCAGACCATCAGTGGTTGGGTATCGGCGCTGATGATGTTTTTTACCATTCCTGCAGTACTATTTGGTTCTCTTGCAGGTGTGTTTGTAGATCGCTGGTCAAAAAAAGTAGTTTTGGTATCAACAAATGTTTGGCGGGGTATCTTAGTTTTGAGCATTCCGCTACTTTTATGGCTCACTGAAGATTGGCAACCGTTTCTAGGAGTTTTGCCAGTAGGATTTGTCATCATTTTGGCGGTTACTTTTTTAGTGTCCACGCTTACACAATTTTTTGCACCTGCAGAGCAAGCTGCAATTCCTTTAGTGGTACAAGAGCAACATTTACTTTCTGCTAACTCACTTTACACCACAACGATGATGGCGTCGGTGATAGTTGGGTTTGCGGTAGGGGAACCTCTGTTGGGTGTGGCAGATCGAATTTGGGCGCAACTTGGTGGGAGTTACGGGCTCGGGAAAGAAATAGTGGTTGGTGGTAGCTATGCGATCGCAGGAATTATTTTGTTACTCCTAACCACTCACGAAAAACCGCACAAACCTGATGAAGAAGCACCTCATGTTTTAGCTGACTTGCGGGATGGGTTTCGGTATTTGGGAGAAAATCCTCGTCTTCGCAATGCTTTGCTGCAACTTATAATATTATTCTCCGTCTTTGCTGCTTTAACCGTTCTTGCTGTTCGGATGGCAGAAGTTATTCCGCATTTAAAAGCATCTCAATTTGGCTTCTTGCTGGCTGCAGGTGGAGTTGGCATTGCTTTAGGAGCAACAATTTTAGGGCTGTTCTGTCAGCGCTTTTCATACACTCAACTCAGTTTATTTGGTTGTTTGGGTGTGGGCGCATCTCTTATTGGTTTATCGATATTTACCAAACAACTCTGGGTTGTTCTGGCGTTAGTAACGCTAGTTGGTGTTTTTGGGGCATTGATAGGTATTCCCATGCAAACGGCTATCCAAACAGAAACTCCTGCAGAAATGCGTGGCAAAGTTTTTGGTTTGCAAAACAACGTTATTAACATCGCTCTGACTCTACCTCTAGCACTGGCTGGTTTGGCGGAAACTTTTATTGGATTGCAAGCAGTCTTTTTGGCATTAGCTGCGATCGTCTTTTCAGGTGGTGTATTAACCTGGTTCAACTCTTCCAAGTCATCGTCTCCTGAACTGGGCGCAACAGAATGA
- a CDS encoding peptidase, protein MKLSIFRKINIKISIWQRLIASLVLAIVTALLIVLPNSPILADGKNPSPQLSQSSPSFPKPHPLPLTLAQWQDPANSGDYFAQVTPVEEGYLVWSKFPVRVYVEPPRAVNNPQAEAWVKSVVQAVQEWNAYLPLTVIEKPEEADITIVRKAPPLQTSSDSKIPRARSAQTTYRVYISKNNLLSHRFAILLSPSQTGQYVLAAARHELGHALGIWGHSPQQTDALYFSQVRNPPPISPRDANTLKRVYEQPTTLGWSVNVANPSRSPRS, encoded by the coding sequence ATGAAACTTAGCATTTTTAGAAAAATAAATATAAAAATCTCGATATGGCAGCGCTTAATTGCCTCCTTAGTATTGGCAATTGTTACAGCACTGCTTATTGTTTTGCCTAACTCTCCAATCCTGGCTGATGGTAAAAACCCATCCCCTCAACTCTCCCAATCTTCTCCATCTTTTCCCAAACCCCATCCTCTACCGCTAACACTGGCACAATGGCAAGATCCCGCAAACAGTGGAGATTATTTTGCACAAGTGACACCAGTTGAAGAAGGTTACTTAGTTTGGTCGAAATTTCCCGTTCGGGTTTACGTGGAACCACCGAGGGCGGTCAATAACCCACAAGCAGAGGCATGGGTTAAGTCTGTTGTACAAGCAGTACAGGAATGGAATGCGTATTTACCCCTAACAGTTATTGAAAAACCAGAGGAAGCTGATATTACTATCGTGCGCAAGGCTCCTCCACTTCAAACTTCTTCAGATAGCAAAATTCCCCGTGCGCGTTCTGCCCAAACTACTTATAGAGTATACATCAGCAAAAATAATCTTCTGTCTCATCGCTTTGCAATTTTGCTGAGTCCCAGCCAAACAGGTCAGTATGTTTTGGCAGCTGCTCGTCACGAACTCGGTCACGCTTTGGGCATTTGGGGACACAGTCCGCAACAAACCGATGCTTTGTACTTTTCCCAAGTCCGCAATCCACCACCAATTTCTCCGCGAGATGCGAACACGTTGAAGCGGGTTTACGAACAACCAACGACTTTGGGATGGTCAGTAAATGTCGCAAACCCGAGTCGGTCACCTCGATCGTGA
- a CDS encoding A/G-specific adenine glycosylase: protein MSGHSIYLNKEKLKWFREQLLTWAKLNRRQFAWRNTQDPYAILVAEVFLQKTNAPSVASLYEIFMQRYPTVGLLANASVAEISGLLQPLGLAFRAERLHKSAQIIVKDYGGKIPEQEAQLLKLPGVGKYIARSVCANAFGQPKAVIDTNVARILERFFGLQGGRVKSRCPLLWQAAEQAAPANEVGAWNLALFDFGAGVCTARNPLCAECPLRHQCNDCIQKSSLQSAQ from the coding sequence ATGAGCGGACATTCCATCTATCTCAATAAAGAGAAACTCAAATGGTTTCGCGAGCAACTGCTAACTTGGGCAAAGCTGAACCGCAGGCAATTTGCTTGGCGCAATACTCAAGACCCTTATGCTATCTTGGTTGCTGAAGTTTTTCTGCAAAAGACCAATGCACCTTCGGTCGCTTCTTTGTACGAGATATTTATGCAACGCTATCCCACAGTTGGGTTGCTCGCAAACGCTTCTGTTGCTGAGATATCAGGACTTTTACAGCCATTAGGTCTTGCTTTTAGAGCAGAACGACTGCATAAATCAGCACAGATAATTGTCAAAGACTATGGGGGCAAAATTCCCGAACAAGAAGCACAGCTGTTAAAACTTCCTGGGGTAGGCAAATACATAGCTAGATCGGTATGTGCTAATGCTTTTGGACAGCCTAAAGCAGTCATTGATACTAATGTTGCTCGGATTTTGGAGCGATTTTTTGGATTGCAAGGCGGTCGGGTAAAATCTCGCTGTCCCCTCCTTTGGCAAGCGGCTGAACAAGCAGCTCCCGCAAACGAAGTTGGAGCTTGGAATTTAGCACTTTTTGACTTTGGGGCTGGTGTTTGTACGGCGAGAAATCCCCTGTGTGCAGAGTGTCCTTTGCGACATCAATGTAATGATTGCATCCAAAAATCTTCTCTACAATCTGCCCAATAG
- a CDS encoding tetratricopeptide repeat protein, producing the protein MALGHLKRYAESLESLNRALALSPKDRRVLSNRSLILVEWGKHKEALESYDLLLSLYPYDYEAWDSKGNSLAILGKYREAHESIDRALQIKPDLANAIYNKGYCYASGQSNSSCGLHCPSY; encoded by the coding sequence TTGGCTCTAGGACATTTGAAGCGTTACGCAGAGTCTCTTGAGAGTTTGAATCGTGCTCTTGCTCTGAGCCCTAAAGATCGCCGTGTTTTAAGCAATCGTAGCTTAATCTTGGTTGAATGGGGCAAGCATAAAGAAGCATTGGAAAGCTACGATCTCTTACTGTCATTATATCCCTATGATTATGAAGCTTGGGACTCGAAGGGAAACTCTCTTGCCATTTTGGGAAAATATCGCGAAGCCCATGAGAGCATTGACCGCGCCTTGCAAATCAAACCCGACCTTGCAAATGCTATTTACAACAAAGGTTACTGTTATGCGTCAGGGCAAAGCAACTCTAGCTGTGGATTGCATTGCCCGAGCTATTAA
- a CDS encoding glycosyltransferase family 4 protein, protein MRIAWIGKKSPFCGNVTYSREITNALLDGGHQVSFLHFAQEESDSDNWPNCQEVTLPFIYKSQVYTIPTLNATKVLTQSLRRIKPDIVHASLTLSPLDFVLPEICEKLNLPLIATFHTPFAGKGAKLVSGTQLLAYQLYAPFLGNYDRTIVFSQIQRDLLARLGVPEDNIAVIPNGVDVVKYSPGPSQVKAEFRANRLFVYQGRIAPEKNVEALLRAWKQADMGPQSKLLVVGDGPLKPSLETFYGEEYNIVWLGFVADEQRRIEILRGGDVFILPSLVEGLSLSLLEAMSCGIACIATDVGADGEVLDKGAGVVLNPKTVRSQLRTLLPLFQDHPEVTTLLGQKARQRVLDSYTLNKNIARLVELYAEVLKQRSFQYSRGA, encoded by the coding sequence ATGCGTATAGCCTGGATTGGAAAAAAATCTCCCTTTTGCGGTAATGTCACCTATAGCAGAGAAATTACAAACGCATTGCTAGACGGAGGACATCAAGTTAGCTTTCTTCATTTTGCTCAAGAAGAATCTGATTCGGACAATTGGCCTAATTGCCAAGAAGTAACTTTACCCTTCATTTACAAGTCCCAGGTTTACACAATTCCGACTTTGAACGCGACTAAGGTGTTGACTCAGTCATTGCGACGTATCAAACCAGATATAGTTCATGCTTCGCTGACTCTGTCTCCCCTTGACTTTGTTTTACCGGAAATTTGTGAAAAGCTGAACTTGCCTCTAATTGCGACTTTTCATACCCCCTTTGCAGGTAAAGGAGCAAAACTTGTATCGGGAACACAGCTTTTAGCTTATCAACTCTACGCACCTTTTCTGGGCAACTACGATCGCACGATAGTTTTTTCCCAGATTCAGCGAGATTTGTTAGCACGCTTGGGAGTTCCGGAAGATAATATCGCCGTGATTCCCAATGGCGTAGATGTGGTCAAGTATTCTCCCGGTCCTTCTCAGGTTAAAGCTGAGTTTCGAGCCAACCGTTTGTTTGTCTATCAAGGTCGTATAGCTCCAGAGAAGAATGTTGAAGCTTTGCTTCGAGCATGGAAGCAGGCGGATATGGGTCCCCAAAGCAAATTACTTGTTGTTGGTGATGGTCCGTTAAAGCCATCACTAGAAACGTTTTACGGAGAAGAATACAACATCGTTTGGTTGGGATTTGTAGCCGACGAACAACGGCGCATCGAAATTTTGCGGGGTGGTGATGTGTTTATTTTGCCTTCACTTGTAGAAGGTTTATCTCTATCACTCCTAGAGGCAATGTCTTGTGGAATTGCTTGTATAGCAACAGATGTAGGTGCAGATGGGGAAGTACTGGATAAAGGAGCGGGAGTTGTTCTCAATCCAAAAACAGTCCGTTCTCAATTAAGAACACTTCTGCCACTGTTCCAAGACCATCCGGAAGTAACAACTTTGTTAGGGCAAAAAGCGAGACAAAGAGTGTTAGATAGTTATACTCTCAATAAAAACATTGCTAGATTGGTAGAACTGTACGCTGAAGTTCTCAAGCAGCGCAGCTTTCAATACAGTCGCGGTGCTTAG
- a CDS encoding ABC-F family ATP-binding cassette domain-containing protein, whose protein sequence is MLRLEHISKIYPTGEVLKDINWEVKPGDRIGLVGVNGAGKSTQLKIISGEIEPTAGEIVRPASLHIAYLNQEFEVDPTRTVREEFWTVFKEANQVQQDLAQVQRDMESANPEQLDRLINKLDRLQRKFEALDGYVLETRIGKILPEMGFQLEDGERLVSAFSGGWQMRMGLGKILLQQPDLLLLDEPTNHLDLETIEWLETYLKGLTTPMVIVSHDREFLDRLCTQIVETERGVSSTYLGNYSAYLQQKAENQAAQLSAYERQQKELEKQQAFVDRFRASATRSTQAKSREKQLEKIERVEAPQSDVRTLHFRFPPAPRSGLEVVKIKDLTHTYDDKILFLGANLLVERGDRIAFVAPNGAGKSTLLRLIMGLEKPTEGKVDLGQHNVIPGYFEQNQAEALDLKKTVMETIHDEVPDWKNEEVRTILGRFLFSGDTVFKQVSALSGGEKARLALAKMLLQPVNLLILDEPTNHLDIPAKEMLEEAIQNYDGTVIVVSHDRYFISQVANKIVEIRDGEFRVYLGNYHYYLDKIAEEKEQARLAAIAAEKAAKKAAKASGKKK, encoded by the coding sequence ATGCTGCGACTAGAACACATAAGTAAAATTTACCCCACAGGCGAAGTTCTCAAGGATATAAACTGGGAAGTAAAACCGGGCGATCGCATAGGTTTGGTTGGTGTCAATGGTGCGGGAAAATCGACTCAGCTGAAAATTATTTCTGGGGAAATCGAACCCACCGCAGGAGAGATAGTTCGTCCTGCTAGCTTGCACATTGCTTACCTCAATCAAGAATTTGAAGTCGATCCCACGCGGACTGTTCGTGAAGAATTTTGGACAGTCTTTAAAGAAGCAAACCAAGTACAGCAAGATTTGGCGCAGGTACAGCGAGACATGGAAAGCGCCAACCCAGAGCAACTTGACCGCCTGATTAATAAGTTAGACCGCTTGCAAAGGAAGTTTGAAGCACTAGACGGCTACGTGCTGGAAACAAGAATAGGTAAGATACTACCAGAAATGGGTTTTCAGTTAGAAGATGGCGAGCGTCTTGTAAGTGCTTTTAGTGGCGGTTGGCAAATGCGGATGGGTTTGGGAAAAATTCTTTTGCAGCAGCCAGATCTGTTACTCTTAGACGAACCGACAAACCATTTAGACTTAGAAACAATTGAGTGGTTGGAGACTTATCTTAAAGGGCTCACAACTCCAATGGTGATTGTTTCTCACGACCGAGAATTCTTGGATCGGCTTTGCACTCAAATTGTGGAAACCGAACGCGGGGTTTCTAGCACGTACCTTGGGAACTACTCAGCATACCTCCAACAAAAAGCTGAAAACCAAGCAGCACAGTTATCGGCTTACGAACGCCAGCAAAAAGAACTCGAAAAACAACAAGCTTTTGTCGATCGCTTCCGTGCGAGTGCTACCCGCAGTACTCAAGCAAAGAGCAGGGAAAAACAACTCGAAAAGATCGAGCGCGTTGAAGCACCACAATCTGACGTCAGAACGCTACACTTTCGGTTTCCACCTGCACCCCGTAGCGGGCTTGAGGTAGTAAAAATTAAAGATTTAACACACACTTACGATGATAAGATTTTGTTTTTAGGTGCAAATCTTTTAGTCGAGCGAGGCGATCGCATCGCTTTTGTTGCTCCTAACGGTGCAGGCAAATCTACTTTATTGCGCTTGATTATGGGTCTGGAAAAACCCACAGAAGGTAAGGTAGATCTAGGTCAGCATAATGTGATTCCCGGTTATTTTGAACAAAACCAAGCCGAAGCTTTGGATTTGAAAAAAACAGTCATGGAAACCATTCATGATGAAGTTCCCGATTGGAAAAATGAAGAAGTAAGGACAATTTTGGGAAGATTTTTATTTAGTGGTGATACTGTATTTAAACAAGTATCAGCATTGAGCGGAGGCGAGAAAGCAAGGCTGGCATTGGCAAAAATGCTTTTACAGCCAGTGAATTTATTAATCCTTGATGAGCCGACAAATCACTTGGATATACCTGCCAAAGAAATGCTAGAAGAAGCCATCCAAAATTATGATGGGACAGTGATAGTCGTATCGCACGACCGTTATTTCATCTCACAAGTTGCCAACAAAATTGTGGAAATTCGCGATGGTGAGTTTCGTGTATACTTGGGAAATTATCACTACTACTTAGACAAAATAGCAGAAGAAAAAGAACAGGCAAGGTTGGCTGCGATCGCAGCCGAAAAAGCCGCGAAAAAAGCAGCAAAAGCATCAGGAAAGAAAAAGTAG